Proteins co-encoded in one uncultured Draconibacterium sp. genomic window:
- a CDS encoding DNA polymerase III subunit delta translates to MFFKDVVGQENIKSRLIRSVQEQRISHAQLFSGPSGTGKLAMALAYAQYVSCKNRSETDSCGTCPSCHKYQKLAHPDLHFVFPIFNAKQFNKPVSDDFLPQWREKVLSNPYFELSDWLGHIDAGNAQGEIYERESESILRKLNLKSFESEFKVMIIWLPEKMNIACSNKLLKMIEEPPSKTLFILVTENEEGVIGTIRSRAQLVKFPFVDNQSIQNALLKIEGINPDIIPDAVHLASGSYLKALSYLSPSDDEQFYFQKFQEMMRFAYARQVKEMIDWADEMAKIGRDKQKAFFAASLRLVREYFVSNMKRSEIVYMNRAEKDWGKKFAPFINERNIVAFADEFELAIKHISMNGNPRIVFMDTGLRMVRLIKR, encoded by the coding sequence ATGTTTTTCAAAGACGTAGTAGGACAAGAGAATATAAAAAGCCGCCTTATCCGGTCGGTACAGGAGCAACGAATCAGTCATGCACAATTATTTTCCGGCCCGTCGGGAACCGGTAAGCTGGCCATGGCGTTGGCTTATGCTCAGTATGTTTCGTGTAAAAACCGCAGCGAAACCGATTCGTGTGGAACCTGTCCGTCGTGTCACAAATACCAAAAACTGGCGCACCCCGATTTACATTTTGTATTCCCTATTTTTAATGCCAAACAGTTTAACAAGCCGGTTAGCGACGATTTTCTTCCGCAGTGGCGCGAGAAGGTTTTGTCCAATCCGTATTTCGAACTTAGCGACTGGCTGGGGCATATTGACGCCGGAAATGCACAAGGCGAAATTTACGAGCGCGAAAGCGAGTCGATCCTGCGAAAACTGAACCTGAAATCGTTTGAGTCGGAGTTTAAAGTGATGATCATCTGGCTGCCCGAAAAGATGAACATCGCCTGCTCAAATAAACTCCTGAAAATGATTGAGGAACCACCCAGTAAAACTCTTTTTATTTTGGTTACCGAAAACGAAGAAGGCGTTATCGGCACCATTCGTTCGCGGGCGCAACTGGTAAAGTTTCCGTTTGTTGATAATCAATCCATTCAGAATGCCCTGTTGAAAATTGAAGGAATTAATCCGGATATTATTCCAGATGCGGTTCATCTGGCTTCGGGAAGTTATTTGAAAGCACTCAGCTATTTGTCGCCATCAGACGATGAACAGTTTTATTTCCAAAAGTTTCAGGAAATGATGCGTTTTGCCTACGCCCGGCAGGTGAAAGAAATGATTGACTGGGCCGATGAAATGGCAAAGATTGGTCGCGATAAACAAAAAGCCTTTTTTGCTGCGTCGTTGCGTTTGGTGCGCGAGTATTTTGTATCGAACATGAAACGCAGCGAAATTGTGTATATGAACCGCGCCGAAAAAGACTGGGGCAAAAAATTCGCACCTTTTATTAACGAACGAAACATTGTGGCTTTCGCCGACGAGTTTGAACTGGCCATAAAACACATTTCCATGAACGGAAATCCGCGTATTGTTTTTATGGATACCGGTTTGCGAATGGTACGGTTGATAAAAAGGTAA
- a CDS encoding phosphoglycerate kinase has translation MQTISSYDFKGKRALIRVDFNVPLNDKFEITDDTRMRAALPTIKKIIEGGGSPIIMSHLGRPKNGPEEKFSLKPLVNHLSELLGGATVKIAPDCIGDEVKAMAENVKPGEVLILENLRFYKEETAGDEEFAAKLAENGDCWVNDAFGTAHRAHASTAVIAKFFPNDKMFGYLIESEVKSLDKVVKEPQRPLTAIMGGAKVSSKITIIENLLDKVDNLILGGGMKFTFVKAHGGKVGSSICEDDFLETALNIEKLAKEKGVNLYMASDVVAADAFSNDANTKVLPIGEIPDGWMGLDAGPDAIEDFKKVIEKSGTILWNGPIGVFEMEAFAEGTRAVGEAVVEATKNGAFSLVGGGDSVAAVNQLGFADGVSYISTAGGALLEYLEGKTLPGVAAVRGE, from the coding sequence ATGCAAACTATTAGCAGCTATGACTTTAAAGGAAAAAGAGCTCTTATCCGCGTTGATTTCAACGTGCCTTTAAACGACAAATTCGAGATTACCGACGATACTCGTATGCGTGCCGCGCTTCCAACAATTAAAAAAATTATCGAAGGTGGTGGTTCTCCAATCATCATGTCGCACCTTGGTCGTCCGAAAAATGGTCCGGAAGAAAAATTCTCGCTAAAACCATTGGTAAATCACCTGAGCGAACTGCTTGGTGGTGCTACTGTAAAAATCGCTCCTGATTGTATTGGCGACGAAGTAAAAGCCATGGCTGAGAATGTAAAACCAGGTGAAGTGCTTATTCTTGAAAACCTGCGTTTTTACAAAGAAGAAACTGCCGGCGACGAAGAATTTGCTGCTAAATTAGCTGAAAACGGCGACTGCTGGGTGAACGATGCTTTTGGAACGGCTCACCGTGCACACGCTTCAACAGCAGTAATCGCTAAGTTTTTCCCGAACGACAAAATGTTTGGATACTTGATCGAGAGTGAAGTAAAAAGCCTCGACAAAGTAGTAAAAGAACCACAGCGTCCGCTTACTGCAATTATGGGTGGAGCAAAAGTTTCGTCGAAAATTACTATCATCGAAAACCTGCTCGACAAAGTAGACAACCTGATTTTGGGTGGTGGAATGAAATTTACTTTTGTGAAAGCTCACGGTGGTAAAGTTGGTAGCTCAATTTGCGAAGACGATTTTCTGGAAACAGCATTGAACATTGAGAAGCTGGCAAAAGAAAAAGGTGTGAATTTATACATGGCCAGCGATGTTGTTGCTGCCGATGCATTTAGCAACGATGCCAACACAAAAGTACTTCCTATTGGAGAAATTCCTGACGGATGGATGGGATTGGATGCCGGTCCTGATGCTATTGAAGACTTTAAGAAAGTGATCGAAAAATCGGGAACTATTCTATGGAATGGTCCGATTGGAGTTTTCGAAATGGAAGCTTTTGCTGAAGGAACAAGAGCAGTTGGTGAAGCTGTTGTTGAAGCAACTAAAAATGGTGCATTCTCGCTTGTGGGCGGTGGCGACTCGGTAGCTGCGGTTAATCAACTGGGATTTGCCGATGGCGTTTCGTACATCTCTACTGCAGGTGGCGCACTTTTGGAATACCTTGAAGGAAAAACGCTTCCTGGTGTTGCTGCTGTTCGTGGCGAATAA
- a CDS encoding DUF2892 domain-containing protein: MKANVGSIDRLLRVIVGLIIAIIGVILDSWWGLIGIIPLATGLFRFCPLYCPLKISTTGKDK, encoded by the coding sequence ATGAAAGCTAACGTAGGATCAATTGACAGACTATTGCGAGTAATTGTTGGATTGATAATTGCTATTATCGGAGTTATTCTCGACAGCTGGTGGGGATTGATTGGCATCATTCCATTAGCCACCGGATTATTTCGATTTTGTCCGCTGTATTGCCCACTAAAAATTTCTACTACCGGAAAGGACAAATAA